One window of Branchiostoma lanceolatum isolate klBraLanc5 chromosome 6, klBraLanc5.hap2, whole genome shotgun sequence genomic DNA carries:
- the LOC136437249 gene encoding protein artichoke-like yields the protein MATTAIPAPNRTTVAATTVWFFVLLTTPVVPCPEPCSCSGTDVECYKSGLTTIPDNIPNTTTLLDLYGNAIQTIRNNALIGLSNLRDVDLDNNFLTTLTNYTFSGLFNLQNLDIRNNFIRKIPDGTFHSLSNLEYLYLDRNFIRSIENGAFIGLSKLQYLHLDYNSITTLTNGTFSGLSSLYELDIRHNRIKRISGGAFDGLPTLSYLHLDYNAIGNIENNTFVGLLNLDEITLRHNSITSITSSAFTGLPNLRTLYLSNNAITSIDSSTFVGMSNLEYLYLDKLPITNISGVVLPNLEGLSLRHSRITRLTSSFFTGFSKLGFMDLPYNGIISIAGGTFSGLSNLVLLDLQNNDIKTIDSGTFSGLSSLYRLHLQNNGITSIASGAFSNTSSLSILDLQNNDITTIDSGAFSGLSSLYDLNLQNNNIITIDCTTFSGLSSLEYLYLQNNDITTIDSGAFSGLSSLYELNLQNNNIITIDSATFSGLSSLEYLYLQNNGITTIDSGAFSGLSNIWTLNLNENIITNIRNDTFNGLSRLYSLNLQNNDITNIDSGSFSGLGNLRTLNLNDNIMTNIRNDIFNGLSSLSTLLLQNNDIATIDIGTFSGLANLRTLNLDDNVITNIRNDTFNVLSRLYTLNLQNNGITTIASGTFSGFGNLQTLNLDDNIINNISNDIFSGLSRLTTLYLSNNGITIINSGTFSGLSSLVHLYLQNNVISNIPNGTFSRLSRLRELYLSNNTITNIDRGIFTSLSNIQRLHLDNNPIANINGSFFSGLSNLEVLYLQNCGITRIDSDSFKSLQNLFSLNLDNNFIINIPSDAFMNLHSLYEMHLKNNNIRHIGAKTFSDLRHLGELYLDGNPLGNLTYNPFLNTRKLKVISLVRCKLTSIPELPPSIKSIHLGGNPIQSLLSGDFSDLRNLVDPDLCNQYMKAQADYSQIDEDFYVDYNYEYNYYYDSNYDNCDYGRSHINASDYPLSTVGKGAYNSLDHLSAITLRGNGIVYVSPGAFVNLPSLIDLDLSYNEIAYLLPDTFVNVPRLRSLYLHGNKLTALPPELFGTLTALDKVTLYNNPWRCDCWLHGLVQWMNTTDVIYEGRSAVKCTTSLSPSLLNVSLSQVDPQSLICEQTTTPQITATSDTITKSEEDTIPSPTRNTVVTVTPRLFPPIAVALVITTATESIVQWESPSKDVMGYVISYVNTKGGRIQRTDLIRPNVTLYKISNLSPGTMYHVCIEAHYPVGRSAATNATCVTATTKEGAGSGQTLVIGLAAAGVIAAVVIVGTIVMCKLRRMRQPTRSSTNHPAQSIQMTAAVPASTNAGAAAAPNNTLDMAAGGPTANTSDDHFYMHLVHPKPQGGSATNPAATGYSELDMAAGGTTPAPTTPVPTTPEDHFYMHLAHPPGSRATNPAATTGEGGAVPPENELMNTAAGGRTPATPDDNFYMPLVLPDDTEGGARGVTNPAASPDRQSDVVYEDVDEARQQRGGSFEDHVYQNYTL from the exons ATGGCGACGACTGCAATCCCCGCCCCAAACAGGACAACTGTGGCCGCGACTACCGTGTGGTTCTTCGTGCTGCTGACCACCCCCGTCGTGCCGTGTCCGGAGCCATGTTCATGTTCTGGTACAGATGTTGAGTGCTACAAGAGTGGACTCACAACCATTCCAGACAACATACCCAATACTACAACATTGCTAGACCTGTACGGCAATGCTATACAAACCATCCGGAATAACGCTTTAATTGGTCTGTCAAATCTGAGGGATGTCGATTTAGATAACAACTTCTTAACTACCCTCACCAATTATACATTCTCCGGGTTGTTCAATCTTCAGAACTTGGACATTCGTAATAATTTCATCCGAAAAATTCCCGATGGCACTTTTCACAGTCTATCTAATCTTGAATATCTATATCTCGACCGCAATTTCATTAGGAGCATCGAAAATGGCGCTTTCATTGGCTTGTCAAAGCTACAGTACCTCCATTTAGACTACAACTCCATAACCACTCTCACCAACGGTACATTCTCCGGGCTGTCCAGTCTTTATGAGCTTGACATTCGTCATAATCGCATCAAAAGAATCTCCGGTGGCGCTTTCGATGGACTACCGACGCTTTCATATCTTCATCTCGACTACAACGCCATAGGAAACATAGAAAATAACACTTTCGTCGGTCTGTTGAACCTAGATGAAATTACCCTCCGACACAATTCCATCACAAGCATAACCAGCAGTGCGTTCACCGGTCTACCTAACCTTCGAACTCTTTATCTCAGTAACAATGCCATCACAAGCATCGACAGTAGCACGTTTGTCGGCATGTCCAATCTAGAATATTTGTACCTCGACAAACTCCCCATTACTAACATCAGTGGTGTAGTTTTGCCCAACCTTGAAGGCTTATCTCTTCGGCATAGTCGCATAACACGGCTCACCAGTAGCTTTTTTACCGGATTCTCGAAGCTTGGGTTCATGGATCTGCCGTACAATGGCATCATAAGTATCGCAGGTGGAACTTTTAGTGGTctgtcaaatcttgttctaCTGGATCTTCAGAACAACGACATTAAAACTATCGACAGTGGTACTTTTAGTGGTCTGTCGAGTCTTTATAGACTACACCTTCAGAACAACGGCATTACCAGTATCGCCAGTGGCGCTTTCAGTAATACGTCCAGTCTTTCTATACTGGACCTTCAGAACAACGACATAACAACTATCGACAGTGGTGCTTTTAGTGGTCTGTCAAGTCTTTATGACCTAAACCTTCAGAACAACAACATTATAACTATCGACTGTACCACTTTTAGTGGTCTGTCAAGTCTTGAATATCTGTACCTTCAGAACAACGACATAACAACTATCGACAGTGGTGCTTTTAGTGGTCTGTCAAGTCTTTATGAACTAAACCTTCAGAACAACAACATTATAACTATCGACAGTGCCACTTTTAGTGGTCTGTCAAGTCTTGAATATCTGTACCTTCAGAACAACGGCATTACAACTATCGACAGTGGTGCTTTTAGTGGGCTTAGCAATATTTGGACACTGAATCtcaatgaaaatatcataacCAATATCAGGAATGACACTTTTAATGGTCTGTCCAGACTTTATTCATTGAACCTTCAGAACAACGACATTACAAATATCGACAGTGGCTCTTTCAGTGGACTTGGCAATCTTCGGACACTAAATCTCAATGATAATATTATGACCAATATCAGAAATGACATTTTTAATGGTCTGTCCAGTCTTTCTACACTATTACTTCAGAACAACGACATTGCTACTATCGACATTGGTACTTTTAGTGGACTTGCAAATCTTCGAACTCTAAATCTCGATGATAATGTTATAACCAACATCCGTAATGACACTTTTAATGTTCTGTCCAGACTTTATACCCTGAACCTTCAGAACAACGGCATTACAACCATTGCCAGTGGTACTTTCAGTGGGTTTGGCAATCTACAGACTCTAAATCTCGATGATAACATTATAAACAACATAAGTAATGATATATTCAGTGGTCTGTCACGTCTTACGACTCTGTACCTTAGTAACAACGGCATCACGATTATAAACAGCGGTACATTCAGTGGTCTGTCAAGTCTTGTGCATCTGTATCTTCAGAACAACGTCATCTCAAATATCCCCAACGGCACTTTCAGCCGACTGTCCAGACTCCGTGAACTTTATCTCAGCAACAACACCATAACCAACATCGACCGTGGCATTTTTACTAGTCTGTCAAATATACAGCGACTACATCTCGACAACAATCCAATAGCTAACATAAACGGTAGTTTTTTCTCGGGCTTGTCCAACCTTGAAGTGCTGTATCTTCAGAATTGTGGCATCACAAGAATCGACAGCGACAGTTTTAAAAGTCTACAAAATCTTTTCTCTCTAAATTTGGACAACAACTTCATAATCAACATCCCAAGCGACGCTTTCATGAACCTACATAGCCTTTACGAGATGCACCTGAAGAACAATAACATACGACACATCGGTGCAAAAACTTTCTCTGATCTTCGACATTTAGGAGAACTGTACTTGGACGGAAATCCATTAGGAAATCTAACTTACAACCCGTTTCTTAACACACGTAAGCTGAAAGTTATCAGCTTAGTCAGATGCAAACTCACTAGCATACCAGAATTACCGCCATCtatcaaatcgattcatcttgGAGGAAACCCAATTCAGTCACTTCTTTCTGGAGACTTCAGCGACCTCCGAAATCTTGTTGATCCAGACCTTTGCAATCAGTACATGAAAGCACAGGCAGATTATAGTCAAATAGATGAGGACTTCTACGTGGACTACAATTACGAATACAACTACTACTACGACAGCAACTACGACAATTGTGACTACGGCAGGTCGCACATAAATGCATCAGACTACCCACTCAGTACTGTAGGTAAAGGAGCGTACAACAGCCTTGATCATCTAAGTGCTATTACGTTACGGGGTAATGGCATCGTTTACGTTTCACCAGGAGCTTTCGTCAACCTGCCAAGTCTGATCGACCTAGACTTAAGTTACAATGAGATCGCATACCTGCTTCCAGACACGTTTGTGAACGTGCCGCGTCTTCGGTCCCTGTACCTACATGGTAACAAGCTAACTGCCCTTCCACCGGAGCTGTTCGGGACACTGACAGCACTGGACAAGGTCACTCTGTACAACAACCCGTGGAGGTGTGACTGTTGGCTACACGGCCTCGTCCAATGGATGAACACCACAGATGTAATATATGAGGGTCGGTCAGCAGTTAAGTGCACAACGAGTCTCTCGCCATCCCTCCTCAATGTGTCACTGTCACAAGTGGATCCCCAGTCCCTGATCTGTGAGCAGACCACAACTCCGCAAATAACAGCTACCAGCGACACCATCACAAAGTCTGAAGAAGATACCATTCCCTCGCCGACAAGAAATACTGTTGTAACAGTTACACCCAGACTTTTCCCACCAATAGCCGTTGCCTTGGTCATAACAACCGCAACTGAATCGATAGTCCAATGGGAATCTCCTTCAAAGGACGTCATGGGATACGTAATCTCGTACGTCAACACAAAGGGTGGCAGAATACAGAGGACCGATCTAATTCGTCCAAACGTCACACtttacaaaatatcaaacttgTCTCCGGGCACAATGTACCACGTGTGTATCGAAGCGCATTATCCAGTGGGAAGGAGTGCAGCAACAAACGCTACGTGCGTCACAGCCACGACAAAAGAAGGCGCCGGCTCGGGTCAGACGCTCGTCATTGGCCTGGCGGCAGCGGGCGTCATTGCAGCAGTGGTCATAGTGGGAACGATAGTGATGTGCAAG TTGAGACGGATGCGACAGCCTACACGCAGTTCTACCAACCATCCAGCACAGAGCATCCAGATGACGGCAGCGGTACCTGCGTCCACTAACGCTGGCGCGGCTGCTGCTCCTAACAATACACTGGACATGGCGGCCGGCGGACCAACAGCTAACACTTCTGACGACCACTTCTATATGCATCTGGTACATCCTAAGCCACAGGGAGGTAGCGCTACAAACCCAGCAGCAACTGGATACAGTGAGCTGGACATGGCAGCCGGCGGTACAACACCAGCACCAACCACACCAGTACCAACCACTCCCGAGGACCACTTCTACATGCATTTGGCACATCCACCGGGAAGTCGCGCCACAAATCCAGCAGCAACAACCGGCGAAGGTGGGGCAGTTCCTCCTGAAAATGAACTGATGAACACGGCAGCTGGCGGACGAACACCAGCCACCCCTGACGACAACTTCTACATGCCTCTGGTACTTCCTGATGACACCGAGGGAGGTGCACGTGGCGTCACGAACCCAGCAGCATCCCCAGATAGGCAGTCTGATGTCGTATATGAAGATGTTGATGAGGCAAGGCAGCAACGTGGTGGAAGTTTCGAGGACCATGTCTATCAGAACTATACGCTGTAG